GTTACAACCGCAGAAGCATCTGCCAAGGCAGGTGTTACAGTGATAGACTCAGTAGTAGAAGAAACCATGGCTTTGTAAGACAAGGTTCCCGCATCAAATACTGGTGACAACGTACCAGCGCTCAGCACTAAGCCAGAAAGATTGGCATTGGTAGAAGCGGCTCTGGTGGCAGTGATGGTATAGGTTTTAGCAGTAGTTCCGTTCTGGGCAGTTACCACGGTGGTGATGGTGTTGGCTCCTACGTTCAGGGCAATGGCAGAAGAAACGCTTCCGCTGGTCACCGCTGTTCCGTTTACCATAACGGTAGCATTGGCATCAGCTACGGTGGGGGTTAGAGTCAGGCTAGAAGTACCGTTAGCTACCGCCAAGGTATAGCTGGTGGTAGCGGCATCAAACGCTGGGGTTAACGTACCTTCGCTGGTCACTAAACCTGACAGATTAGCGTTGTCAGAAGCTGGCGTAGTAAAGCTAATTACAGAGCCATATGACGTACCATAAGAATTGATGGCATACGCCCGTGCATAATATTTGGTCATTACAGGTAAAGAGGTAAGCACCGAAGTGAATGCACCCGTTCCCGCAGTGGCATTTGCAACTTTGGTTACACCTTCCATGCCAATAGCTGGGGTTACGTCTGTAGTGCTGGCCATGTACACAAAGCCACGCTCTGTCACTGGTGAGCCACCGGTACCCGTAACGTTTCCGTTAAGGGTCGCACTGTTAGGTGTAATGGCGGTAGCAGCGGCAGTGGTAGTGGTTGGGGCAATCTCGCCTTCCAGCGGAGAAACCAAATTCTGGATGCTTGGCGTTGCAGAAACCACAAAGTCAAAGCTGTTGTTATTGCTGTCATAACCGTTTCCTCTGGTAGCGTCACTTCCGTCTGCGGCCATGGTAGCGGCGGTAGAGGTTGCTACTGCTTTTCTTTCAAGAGAAGAGGTGGCCGTGAATGCCGGAGCAGCAGCCCCTTCAAAACCGGTAGTGGCATTTCCCCAGGCAATTTTGTCCACTACTTGTGGCCCAACCGGGTTAGCTACCGTCAGCAAGATGTTATTGTTAACCAGAACAATTTTACCGCCACTAGAGGCAAAAGCAAATGTGCCCAGGTTATCATCAAATACGCCAACGCCAACACCGGGTGCACCTGTGACAGTGGCACCTTGAAATAAGAAGTAACCTTTGGCTGGAATAACTTTGGAAGGCAGGGCCGTCTTAATCCAGGTAGAGCCTGTGGCACTGGCTACTTGCATAGACCAACCACCCACACTGATTGGCGCATCTGTAGGATTATACAATTCCACAAAGTCATGCGTGTAAGGGCCAGACTCACCAGATCCTGCATAGATTTCACTAATCACCAAATGGTCAGCCATGCCCATTGTAGAAGGTGCCGCTGTTCTGGTGATGGTTAAATTATAGGTAGTAGTAACTATACCATCTGGCGCAGTCACCACAATGGCAATGCTATTTTCACCTACAGCCAATGGAAAGTTGTTGGCGCCGCTACCGCTTGTCACGGTTGCGCCATTGATAGTAGCCGTGGCAGCAGGGTTGGCGAAAGTAGGCACCACATCAACAAAGGCAATGCTGTTGTCAACCGTAGCGGTGTATGCTAAAGTAGCAGGCGAAAAAACCGGCGCTAACATACCTGCAGAAATATACAACTCAGATAACTGTGACGAAGCAATAGTAGTGAACTGCTGCACCTCTCCGTAAGCAGTACCAGCTGCATTAGTAGCGAATGACCTGATGTAGTAGTTGGTATTGTCTAGTAAGCCGGTCAAAGATTCTGAGAAAGCACCCGTTTGAATTGGAGCAGTAGCAGAGGCCGTCGATTTTTTAATGGTAACTCCTGCCGTCTCCAGCGTAGGAGTTACGTCTGTAGTGCTGGCTAGGTACACAAACCCGCGCTCCGTCAATTTTGAACCTCCGTTAGCCGTTACATTTCCGTTGGCCGTAGCAGTTATGGCTCTTATACTAGAAGCTGTGCTGGTTTGCACAGTTGGCGCAGCTGTGGCCGGTACGGTAACGGTAAGCGCTTCAGAGGCTGAGCCAGAATACTGCGGAACCGGGACAGCTGAGTTCACGAAGTCAAAGCCGTTGTCATTGCTGTCAAATCCATTGCCTTGCGTATCATCTGACCCTCCCGCAGCCATTGAGGCTGAAGTAGAATAGGTATTCGCTTTTCTCTCAATTGAATTTGTGGTAGTGGTTGCCGGCCCCACAGAACCTTCATACCCTGTTGGGAGCGGACCTGTTCCCCAGCCCACTTTGTCTACCACGGCAGCACCTGTTGGGTTTGCGCCTGTGAGTAGCACATCACTGTTAGAGAGTACCACTTTCCCTCTGAGCGCAGAAAGACTCAAAGAGCCAGAAACATCAAAATTGGTAATGGCCACGTTACCGTTCCCAGACGAAGCCCGCACCAGAAAGTAACTTTTTGCCTTAATGGTGCCAGCTGGAATATTGGTCTTGCTCCAAGATGTTCCATCTGCGCCCGCATATTGTACAGACCAGTTGGTCATGACAATATCTGCCGCAGTAGGGTTGTACAACTCAATAAAATCATGGGAATAAGGAGCGCCTACGTTGCCGCCTCCGCCATATACTTCACTGATCACCACATTGTTGGCTATTTGCGCACGCGCTGACCCAAAGGCCAGGCAGGTGAACAGGAAAAGCAAGAAAATGCCCTTCATCTTAGACAAGGCCCTGGTGGGGGAATTGCCCGGAGAAAAACTAGAGTAATTTTTTGTCATAAAACTGAATTTGTTGTTTGTGTGATGGTAAGAAGAAGAAAGAAAAAACCGCCTCATGACGGTAGAAAAAGCATTCACAAAAGGGCGGCTGCCCTATAAACCACAAGCGCGACCTGTTAAAAAGTCGCGCTTGTGGGCAAGAGGTTACTCTGTTACTACAAATTTACCGGTGGCCGAAGAACCACCCGCTACCACGCGCACTATGTACGTGCCCGCCGTTAACTTCTTAGAA
This region of Rufibacter sp. LB8 genomic DNA includes:
- a CDS encoding cadherin-like beta sandwich domain-containing protein encodes the protein MTKNYSSFSPGNSPTRALSKMKGIFLLFLFTCLAFGSARAQIANNVVISEVYGGGGNVGAPYSHDFIELYNPTAADIVMTNWSVQYAGADGTSWSKTNIPAGTIKAKSYFLVRASSGNGNVAITNFDVSGSLSLSALRGKVVLSNSDVLLTGANPTGAAVVDKVGWGTGPLPTGYEGSVGPATTTTNSIERKANTYSTSASMAAGGSDDTQGNGFDSNDNGFDFVNSAVPVPQYSGSASEALTVTVPATAAPTVQTSTASSIRAITATANGNVTANGGSKLTERGFVYLASTTDVTPTLETAGVTIKKSTASATAPIQTGAFSESLTGLLDNTNYYIRSFATNAAGTAYGEVQQFTTIASSQLSELYISAGMLAPVFSPATLAYTATVDNSIAFVDVVPTFANPAATATINGATVTSGSGANNFPLAVGENSIAIVVTAPDGIVTTTYNLTITRTAAPSTMGMADHLVISEIYAGSGESGPYTHDFVELYNPTDAPISVGGWSMQVASATGSTWIKTALPSKVIPAKGYFLFQGATVTGAPGVGVGVFDDNLGTFAFASSGGKIVLVNNNILLTVANPVGPQVVDKIAWGNATTGFEGAAAPAFTATSSLERKAVATSTAATMAADGSDATRGNGYDSNNNSFDFVVSATPSIQNLVSPLEGEIAPTTTTAAATAITPNSATLNGNVTGTGGSPVTERGFVYMASTTDVTPAIGMEGVTKVANATAGTGAFTSVLTSLPVMTKYYARAYAINSYGTSYGSVISFTTPASDNANLSGLVTSEGTLTPAFDAATTSYTLAVANGTSSLTLTPTVADANATVMVNGTAVTSGSVSSAIALNVGANTITTVVTAQNGTTAKTYTITATRAASTNANLSGLVLSAGTLSPVFDAGTLSYKAMVSSTTESITVTPALADASAVVTVNGVAVTSGSASAAIPLKVGDNTITAVVTAQDGTTSKTYTTTVNRAMTNHLVISEVYGGAGNTGALFKSDYIELYNPTDQDIVMNNWSVQFAVAGSATWTMHTISGTVKAKGYFLVKELTSSGAADLPTPDASGTLNIGGFRGKVALSNTNTLLAVANPSDASIVDLLGWGEPNAAGTTAGASGFEGYRAANTSELTALERKANNFSTTASLATGGADELQGNGFDSNNNNFDFVLVTPNPQNSSAPLEMLTNELTAPVAPAVTTTAPAAITSTTATLAGEVTAVGGAQVTERGVVYVASATAVEPTIGTANHVKVASTVPGLGVFTLPVTGLSFNTKYYVRAYATNEVGTSYGAVQEFTTAAASTNANLSAFTISAGTLTPAFDAATVAYTASLPFATSSITVRPTVADATATVTVNGTTVASGAASSAIALNVGANTITTVVTAQDGTTAKTYTVVVTRAAAATNANLAGLALSAGTLSPAFDAATMSYTANVGFSRPTITVTPTTADATATVMVNGTAVASGAASPEIALEVGTNTITVAVMAQDGTTAKSYSIVVTRATLTSIGDLAAQPTSVAVSAVYPNPVQDQAAVKFGLPKASSVKVQVVTMAGAQVLEKNLGTFAAGTHDATWLTAADALAPGVYLLRVVTNNGTASVRFVVTR